One genomic region from Metallosphaera tengchongensis encodes:
- a CDS encoding pyridoxal-phosphate dependent enzyme, which yields MMTVRCINCGREREGNEVRCRCGGIYKVDVDFPFQKDLRLNFPYIKKWVSLGEWNTPSVKLENITFKLDFLNPTGSYKDRGSVTLISYLSQKGITDIAEDSSGNAGASMSAYGAAAGMKVSIFVPSKSASGKLKQIQAYGAHVIKVQGDRESVSSEAERSGAYYASHVLQPEFRDGIRSLAYEIARDGGWKAPEEVYLPTSAGTLLLGVYEGFKHLINQGVIQEMPKLVAVQTEQVSPVCSKFNGVPYSPPREITSVADALVSTKPVLLDEMIKVLRETGDCVVVSENEVMEAWKYLARKGLLAEYSSAVGLAGLWKRKANDAVVVLTGNGLKVI from the coding sequence ATCATGACTGTAAGATGCATCAACTGTGGTAGGGAAAGAGAAGGAAACGAAGTTAGGTGTAGATGCGGCGGTATCTATAAGGTTGATGTAGACTTTCCTTTTCAAAAAGATCTTAGATTGAATTTTCCCTATATAAAGAAATGGGTGTCCTTGGGCGAGTGGAACACCCCGTCCGTGAAGCTCGAGAACATTACGTTCAAGTTGGACTTCTTAAATCCGACAGGTTCCTATAAGGATAGGGGTTCTGTTACTCTGATTTCTTACCTTTCCCAGAAGGGGATTACAGACATAGCCGAGGACTCTTCGGGAAACGCAGGCGCCTCAATGTCTGCCTACGGAGCTGCTGCAGGAATGAAAGTCTCGATTTTTGTTCCGAGTAAGTCTGCCAGTGGTAAGCTGAAGCAGATACAGGCATACGGAGCTCATGTGATAAAAGTCCAAGGAGATAGAGAGTCTGTTTCCTCAGAGGCTGAACGTTCAGGAGCCTATTATGCATCCCACGTGTTGCAACCTGAATTCAGGGACGGTATAAGATCCTTAGCATATGAGATAGCAAGGGATGGGGGATGGAAGGCTCCAGAAGAGGTTTATTTGCCCACCTCAGCAGGCACCCTTCTCCTTGGAGTTTACGAAGGGTTCAAACACCTTATCAATCAAGGCGTGATTCAGGAAATGCCAAAGTTAGTTGCAGTTCAAACGGAGCAGGTAAGCCCTGTGTGCTCTAAATTTAATGGCGTTCCCTATTCCCCTCCCCGTGAAATAACTTCAGTCGCAGACGCCCTAGTATCCACAAAGCCTGTACTATTAGATGAAATGATAAAGGTACTAAGGGAAACGGGGGATTGCGTCGTAGTTTCTGAAAACGAGGTAATGGAGGCGTGGAAATACCTAGCTAGAAAGGGTCTTCTTGCGGAATACAGTTCTGCAGTCGGTCTCGCTGGGTTATGGAAACGTAAAGCGAACGATGCAGTGGTAGTACTTACAGGAAACGGGCTAAAGGTTATCTAG
- the moaC gene encoding cyclic pyranopterin monophosphate synthase MoaC, translating into MVDISGKGVSLREAVAEGFIRLRPSTVELIRDGKVEKGDVITVAKTAGILAAKRTPDLLPLCHPIPLEKVDVDVSLETNGIRVTSRVMAHYKTGVEMEALTAASVALLTVWDMVKKYEKNDQGQYPETSIENIRVVSKIKI; encoded by the coding sequence ATGGTCGATATATCAGGTAAGGGGGTATCCCTGAGGGAGGCTGTCGCTGAGGGTTTCATAAGATTAAGGCCCAGTACAGTGGAGCTGATAAGGGACGGAAAAGTAGAGAAGGGGGACGTCATTACGGTAGCCAAAACCGCTGGAATTCTTGCGGCCAAAAGAACCCCAGACCTACTCCCTCTCTGCCACCCAATACCCTTGGAAAAGGTGGACGTGGACGTGTCTTTGGAGACAAACGGTATTAGGGTGACTAGCAGAGTAATGGCCCACTATAAGACTGGGGTGGAGATGGAGGCTCTTACAGCTGCCTCTGTAGCTCTCTTAACCGTATGGGATATGGTGAAGAAATATGAGAAGAATGACCAAGGTCAATACCCAGAGACCTCCATAGAAAACATTAGAGTAGTGAGCAAGATTAAGATCTAG
- a CDS encoding acetate--CoA ligase family protein has protein sequence MSLDKLFHPRSIAVIGASRNREKVGNVIFRNISSSFRGKVYPVNNKAERIENVTSFRSVKDIQDDVDLAIISVPRELVPGVMEDVGEKGIGSAVVITSGFREVGEEGEKLELEISKIAEKYGVRFLGPNTMGIITPDFNGTFAFADVKKGEIALVVQSGGIGAYMLNWAQRTRTGISFLVSLGNQADVKEYEVIDYLSKDPETKAIFIYIEGVSDGQKFLDLMPEASVRKPLVFIKGGSTSQSAEAVKTHTGSLAGSYEVFKAAIRTIGAIFVEDLRDFLNLSRLVNSSEPIRDDILVITNSGGHGVLTSDAISRARLTQVRLPERLNQELKKVLPPQSLPKNPLDLSGDAGRDRYLNALKVVQDLDCTKLVIVQSLPFISCTEVAKVILGFKGKGIIAVTMGYDEDSASRILESASIPVFSFPEEAVNALAKLVRKPTPRKKMRVSQPVNSAMELVKGKTVLSDYEGLKLMETYGIRTPKWGVGETYEEVQRAADSIGYPVVMKISSDVPVHKTELKGVFMNVERDMVKDVFANLSKISKRVMVQEQLGGIEAYVGGIRDQVFGHTVVAGVGGIYVEALKSVTYGIAPVYEDEAFEMLKDSRLIDMIRARKRGYDEGSIIRTIVNVSRLIIDLNVNELDINPLIVNERGAFAVDVRVVLG, from the coding sequence ATGTCTTTGGATAAACTTTTCCACCCTAGATCCATCGCCGTGATAGGGGCCTCACGAAACAGGGAGAAAGTGGGCAACGTTATTTTCAGAAACATCTCCTCAAGCTTTAGAGGTAAAGTATACCCTGTAAATAATAAGGCAGAAAGAATCGAAAACGTCACGTCCTTTAGGTCAGTAAAGGATATTCAGGACGATGTTGACTTGGCCATTATATCAGTACCCAGGGAATTGGTTCCAGGGGTAATGGAGGATGTTGGGGAGAAGGGGATAGGTTCTGCAGTGGTCATAACTTCAGGATTTAGGGAAGTAGGAGAGGAGGGAGAGAAGTTAGAGCTAGAGATCTCCAAGATAGCTGAAAAGTACGGGGTGAGGTTTCTAGGACCTAACACTATGGGGATAATCACTCCCGATTTCAATGGAACCTTCGCCTTCGCTGACGTTAAGAAGGGAGAGATAGCATTAGTAGTTCAAAGTGGTGGGATAGGTGCTTACATGCTCAACTGGGCACAAAGAACTAGGACAGGTATAAGTTTCCTGGTCAGTTTAGGAAACCAGGCTGACGTAAAGGAGTATGAGGTTATTGACTACCTTTCTAAAGACCCAGAGACTAAGGCCATTTTCATTTATATTGAGGGGGTCTCAGATGGTCAGAAGTTCCTAGACCTTATGCCTGAGGCATCTGTCAGGAAGCCCTTGGTCTTCATAAAGGGAGGGTCAACTTCTCAGAGCGCTGAGGCTGTGAAAACTCACACGGGAAGCTTAGCGGGGTCATATGAGGTGTTTAAGGCAGCCATAAGGACAATAGGAGCAATCTTTGTGGAGGATTTGAGGGACTTTCTCAACTTATCGAGGTTGGTGAACTCCTCTGAACCTATTAGGGATGATATCCTGGTTATCACGAACTCTGGAGGGCACGGTGTTTTAACTTCAGATGCGATTTCTAGGGCTAGGTTAACGCAAGTTAGGCTACCTGAGAGGTTAAACCAGGAGTTAAAGAAAGTTTTACCTCCCCAAAGCCTTCCAAAGAACCCGCTAGACCTATCTGGGGACGCTGGGAGAGACAGATATCTTAATGCCCTCAAGGTAGTTCAGGATTTGGATTGCACTAAGTTGGTCATAGTGCAGTCCCTTCCTTTCATAAGCTGTACCGAGGTAGCCAAGGTCATCCTAGGGTTTAAGGGGAAAGGGATAATCGCAGTAACCATGGGCTACGACGAGGACTCTGCTTCTAGAATATTGGAGTCGGCATCCATACCTGTTTTCTCCTTTCCCGAGGAGGCAGTTAACGCGTTGGCTAAACTTGTTAGGAAACCTACTCCCAGAAAGAAAATGAGAGTAAGCCAACCTGTTAACTCAGCTATGGAATTGGTAAAGGGAAAGACAGTCTTGTCGGACTATGAAGGACTTAAGCTTATGGAGACCTACGGGATAAGAACTCCTAAGTGGGGTGTAGGCGAAACATATGAGGAAGTTCAAAGGGCGGCAGACTCCATAGGGTATCCAGTAGTTATGAAAATTTCATCAGATGTCCCAGTTCATAAGACGGAACTGAAAGGAGTTTTTATGAACGTGGAGAGAGACATGGTGAAGGATGTTTTCGCCAATCTCTCTAAGATATCTAAAAGGGTCATGGTGCAGGAGCAACTGGGTGGGATAGAGGCTTACGTGGGAGGAATAAGGGATCAGGTCTTTGGACACACTGTGGTAGCTGGAGTTGGAGGGATATACGTAGAGGCATTAAAGAGCGTAACCTACGGGATAGCCCCAGTCTATGAGGATGAGGCATTTGAGATGCTTAAGGATAGCAGGTTAATAGACATGATAAGGGCTAGAAAGAGAGGATACGACGAAGGATCCATTATTAGAACTATAGTTAATGTTTCTAGGCTAATAATAGACTTAAACGTTAATGAATTAGATATCAATCCACTCATTGTCAATGAAAGGGGAGCCTTTGCTGTTGATGTCAGGGTAGTTCTAGGTTAA
- a CDS encoding RidA family protein, with amino-acid sequence MKDVVFSKDAPQPIGPYSQAILTDGFLFISGQIPVDPKSNEVVKGEIREQTERVMENMKGVLSAAGLSFENVVMTFVYLKDLSDFSKFNEVYSKYFKDKPPARVTVQVSDLPKGSLIEIAAIAQR; translated from the coding sequence ATGAAAGACGTAGTTTTCTCAAAGGACGCTCCCCAACCCATAGGTCCTTATTCCCAGGCTATTCTAACAGACGGGTTTCTTTTCATATCTGGACAAATCCCGGTGGATCCAAAAAGCAATGAGGTTGTGAAGGGAGAAATAAGGGAACAGACCGAAAGGGTTATGGAAAACATGAAGGGCGTACTGTCAGCTGCCGGGCTTAGTTTCGAAAACGTTGTAATGACTTTTGTTTACCTTAAGGACTTATCGGACTTTTCAAAGTTTAATGAAGTCTATTCTAAATACTTTAAGGACAAGCCCCCTGCCAGGGTTACTGTACAAGTGAGTGACTTACCCAAGGGTTCTCTTATAGAAATAGCTGCAATTGCACAGAGGTAG
- a CDS encoding ORC1-type DNA replication protein, protein MPNIEDIIESGLSGSNIFKRLEVLAPEHVPSRLPHREEKIKELTLAFRDLLSNLGLTSIRVVVSGPTGTGKTVTTKTFGNTFKSRLKDRGVKMEYIHLNCHKQRTLYLLTMEIASSLKLPIPVRGLSTQEAFRIIHDYLEKRNIYAIITLDEFDYFVNASSQEDVYFLVRLYDELSSATRRISYIFVMRDEQNISTLDRGIRDHIMRNLIYFNPYTSLELRDILADRVEDAFQPNVVPEETLNFIAELYGSDKGGSGNARLAIETLEMAGKLAEVKNSALVLPEHVKEAFSKINKEASEIVDEISYLELHPLIILKALINLHNRLKTDSIPIGRLEKEYSDICTELGEEPRRHTQIYEYVKRMRLMGILETRQSGRGMRGRTTLISLTVPVTPEFETLITKKMRMRLDNREEPV, encoded by the coding sequence ATGCCAAATATTGAAGACATTATAGAGAGCGGACTTTCAGGGAGCAACATCTTCAAGAGACTGGAGGTTCTTGCGCCAGAACACGTGCCCTCTAGACTGCCTCACAGGGAGGAGAAGATAAAGGAACTCACGCTTGCCTTTAGGGACTTACTCTCCAACCTAGGTCTCACTTCCATAAGGGTAGTAGTGTCTGGACCCACAGGTACAGGGAAAACAGTTACCACCAAAACTTTCGGAAATACTTTCAAGAGTAGACTTAAGGACAGGGGGGTTAAAATGGAGTACATCCATCTAAACTGCCACAAGCAGAGAACTCTATATCTTCTGACGATGGAGATCGCCTCAAGCCTTAAGCTTCCAATACCAGTTAGAGGTCTGTCCACTCAGGAGGCTTTCAGAATTATCCACGATTATCTGGAAAAGAGGAACATTTACGCCATAATAACGTTGGACGAGTTCGATTACTTCGTCAACGCCTCGTCTCAAGAGGACGTCTACTTCCTCGTAAGACTATACGATGAGCTGTCTTCAGCAACTAGAAGGATAAGTTACATTTTCGTTATGAGGGACGAGCAGAACATCTCCACATTGGATAGGGGCATAAGGGATCACATAATGCGAAATTTAATCTATTTCAACCCTTACACCTCTTTGGAGCTGAGGGACATACTGGCAGATAGGGTTGAGGATGCCTTTCAACCCAACGTCGTTCCAGAGGAAACTTTAAATTTCATTGCAGAGCTTTACGGAAGCGATAAGGGTGGTAGCGGAAACGCTAGACTAGCCATAGAGACTCTTGAGATGGCAGGTAAATTAGCAGAGGTCAAGAATTCAGCTTTAGTCCTCCCAGAACACGTGAAAGAGGCGTTCTCCAAGATCAACAAAGAAGCAAGTGAAATTGTTGATGAGATTTCCTATCTCGAACTTCATCCCCTCATCATTCTGAAGGCGCTAATCAACCTCCACAACAGGTTAAAGACCGACTCCATCCCAATTGGAAGATTAGAAAAGGAATACTCGGATATATGCACCGAACTGGGAGAGGAGCCCCGCAGACATACGCAAATTTACGAGTACGTAAAGAGGATGAGGCTTATGGGGATACTGGAGACTAGACAAAGTGGTAGAGGAATGAGAGGTAGGACTACCCTAATTTCTTTGACCGTACCTGTTACCCCTGAATTTGAGACCTTAATAACTAAAAAGATGCGGATGAGGCTTGATAACAGAGAAGAGCCTGTATAA
- a CDS encoding creatininase family protein, which translates to MRLLDITKDQTFPLIGVLPVGSVEQHGPHLPMGTDSIISEMVAKEVERRVKEVLILPTFYFGCSFEHGNLPHVSLDQITFISAITDILTSCKRLGLKGAIIINGHGGNSHLLETVSRRLNFEVRSFKVMVINLTKHRFFREYNDLHAGTIETSIMKFLFPDLVKDELIPREVHFAEGTFETLSSEEGGTNGVVARGKIESKAELGKVIFEEMVNLVISKVQELRNSI; encoded by the coding sequence ATGAGACTTTTGGATATCACTAAGGATCAGACCTTCCCCTTAATCGGGGTTTTACCTGTGGGAAGTGTAGAGCAACACGGACCGCATCTTCCCATGGGAACCGATTCCATTATTTCTGAAATGGTCGCAAAGGAGGTTGAAAGGAGAGTTAAGGAGGTACTTATTTTACCCACTTTTTACTTTGGATGTTCCTTCGAACACGGAAACTTACCACATGTCAGTTTGGATCAGATTACGTTCATATCCGCCATTACTGATATTTTGACCTCGTGCAAACGCCTTGGGTTAAAGGGAGCTATAATAATTAACGGTCATGGGGGTAACTCGCACTTATTGGAAACAGTATCGCGAAGGTTGAACTTTGAAGTACGGTCGTTCAAAGTTATGGTCATAAATCTTACCAAGCATAGGTTCTTCCGTGAATATAATGATCTTCATGCCGGCACAATTGAGACTTCCATAATGAAGTTCCTCTTCCCAGATCTAGTAAAGGATGAGCTTATACCAAGGGAGGTTCACTTCGCTGAAGGTACATTTGAGACGCTCTCCTCAGAGGAAGGAGGAACCAACGGAGTTGTAGCTAGAGGGAAAATAGAGTCTAAGGCTGAATTGGGTAAAGTTATCTTTGAGGAAATGGTAAATCTAGTCATCTCTAAGGTTCAAGAGCTAAGAAATAGCATTTAG
- a CDS encoding transcriptional regulator — protein MKTNERKLLIPCETAMKDIIPSIKALLVQQLVKDGISQFKAASLLGLTPAEVSYYLKGKRADSENKKILEMDEEFMEMVRHYSQKLVDADQVNICPLCSLARKKLGIMDYTCPYDW, from the coding sequence ATGAAAACTAACGAAAGAAAGTTATTGATCCCTTGCGAAACCGCGATGAAGGACATAATTCCAAGCATAAAGGCGTTGTTGGTCCAACAATTAGTCAAAGATGGGATTTCCCAATTTAAGGCTGCATCGCTTCTAGGACTTACCCCTGCCGAAGTAAGCTATTATCTTAAGGGGAAAAGAGCAGACAGCGAGAATAAAAAGATCCTGGAGATGGACGAGGAGTTTATGGAAATGGTGAGGCACTATTCGCAAAAGTTAGTTGATGCAGACCAAGTAAATATATGCCCCCTGTGCAGTTTAGCTAGGAAGAAACTAGGTATCATGGATTACACTTGCCCATATGATTGGTAA
- a CDS encoding replication factor C small subunit: MDEVLWAEKYRPRTLDDIVDQKDIVERLKRFVKERNMPHLLFAGPPGTGKTTSALALVHDLYGENYEQYFLELNASDERGIDVIRNKVKEFARTTTPADVPFKTVLLDEADNMTADAQQALRRTMELYTETTRFILACNYLSKIIDPIQSRTALFRFYPLKKEDVVSRLEYISKTEKTEYDVKGLETIYDVTMGDMRKSINLLQAASAYGKVTQEVVFKVLGLAQPKEVRDMIRLALQGKFSDARSKLLSLIITYGLSGEDIVKQVHRDIFSNEYQIPEELRVLMTDYIGEVEFRIIEGADDEIQLSAMLAKLSLLGQKYLGEKR, from the coding sequence ATGGATGAAGTTTTGTGGGCTGAAAAGTATAGGCCAAGGACTTTAGACGACATTGTAGATCAGAAGGACATTGTAGAAAGATTGAAGCGCTTTGTCAAGGAGAGAAACATGCCCCATCTCCTTTTCGCAGGTCCCCCTGGAACGGGTAAAACGACCTCAGCATTGGCCCTAGTTCACGACTTATACGGGGAAAACTACGAGCAGTATTTCCTTGAACTTAACGCGAGCGACGAGAGGGGCATTGACGTTATCAGGAACAAAGTGAAGGAGTTTGCGAGGACGACTACACCGGCTGATGTACCTTTCAAGACAGTTCTTTTGGATGAAGCTGACAACATGACAGCAGACGCTCAGCAAGCGCTAAGGAGAACTATGGAACTTTACACTGAAACGACCAGGTTCATACTGGCTTGTAACTACCTGAGCAAGATCATTGATCCCATCCAGTCTAGGACAGCTCTCTTTAGGTTTTACCCTCTAAAGAAGGAAGACGTTGTTTCTAGGTTGGAGTATATATCCAAGACAGAAAAGACTGAGTATGACGTAAAGGGTTTGGAGACCATATATGACGTAACCATGGGGGACATGAGGAAGTCAATAAACCTATTGCAGGCGGCCTCAGCTTATGGAAAAGTAACGCAGGAGGTAGTGTTCAAGGTCCTAGGTCTCGCCCAACCAAAGGAAGTTAGAGATATGATAAGGTTAGCCCTTCAAGGTAAATTCTCAGATGCAAGGTCGAAGCTACTCTCGCTAATAATTACTTACGGTTTGTCAGGTGAAGATATCGTGAAGCAAGTACATAGGGATATCTTCTCTAACGAGTACCAGATCCCTGAGGAGTTAAGGGTCTTAATGACCGATTACATCGGGGAAGTAGAATTCAGGATAATTGAGGGGGCTGACGACGAGATCCAGCTATCTGCCATGTTGGCAAAGCTTTCGCTTTTAGGACAGAAGTACTTGGGCGAAAAGAGATGA
- a CDS encoding helix-turn-helix domain-containing protein, producing the protein MITEKSLYKLRILYILLKYGDLSISNLARKSGIRFNTVKEEVEELERDGLVEILESKRVKIVKINLTNRKVIILRNLIEELEDI; encoded by the coding sequence TTGATAACAGAGAAGAGCCTGTATAAGCTTAGGATTTTATACATCCTGTTGAAGTACGGGGATCTCTCCATTTCCAACTTGGCTAGGAAGTCGGGAATTAGGTTTAATACCGTAAAGGAGGAGGTCGAGGAGCTGGAGAGAGACGGTTTGGTAGAGATTTTAGAATCCAAGAGAGTTAAAATAGTTAAAATCAATCTGACCAATAGGAAAGTTATAATATTAAGAAATCTCATAGAGGAACTGGAGGACATTTGA
- a CDS encoding DUF4329 domain-containing protein, whose protein sequence is MSAKEQRIDQDETSRRLAHLYQLLMKAEETYEETESIPTTDFKEIYTEDGANGTKVGRGEHPYQVIYAEIAREHLKFLGKVFMPYAMRTINDGVEFISFTLDTGEYVIFQGEENRVSLPMPSGVTSAHTHPGVCLFSGQDLETADFLFIKGYVSVGVMNPECALLIYRDGPYTLEDRDALLNLTKRVKSSKKLNDLVNAYLSFKTENLKLMQHKF, encoded by the coding sequence AGATGAGACATCGAGGAGACTGGCTCATCTTTACCAGCTTCTAATGAAAGCTGAGGAAACTTACGAGGAGACTGAGAGTATACCCACAACGGACTTTAAAGAGATATATACTGAGGACGGAGCGAATGGAACCAAGGTAGGAAGGGGCGAACATCCATATCAGGTGATCTACGCTGAAATTGCTAGGGAGCACCTGAAGTTCCTAGGTAAAGTCTTCATGCCTTACGCCATGAGGACGATTAACGACGGTGTGGAGTTCATCTCCTTCACTTTGGACACAGGAGAGTACGTGATATTCCAGGGCGAGGAAAACAGGGTTTCCCTGCCCATGCCCTCTGGCGTCACATCCGCCCACACCCATCCTGGGGTGTGTTTGTTCTCAGGACAGGATCTAGAGACGGCCGACTTCCTGTTTATTAAGGGGTACGTAAGTGTAGGAGTAATGAACCCGGAGTGCGCCCTTTTAATTTATAGAGATGGGCCCTACACACTGGAGGATAGGGATGCCTTATTGAATCTCACCAAGAGAGTGAAGAGCTCCAAAAAGTTAAATGACCTTGTGAACGCCTATCTCTCGTTTAAGACGGAGAACCTCAAGTTAATGCAACATAAGTTCTAG
- a CDS encoding THUMP domain-containing protein has translation MSSKNLCLLITTAPNKGRKCRIEVLNRILPHDSEASVDEVVANVLLVNSKLPSQLCYGLVISAPPACARKVYPIVLFSPSTYQDVLETSKLLLDRLRGTSYVECFVRGGSLDCRVLQMAIGGLLKDTKIDSKNYSIKLTLNVLKDVTTFSLLSKGQEKVSVKSPGQNIR, from the coding sequence ATGTCAAGCAAAAACCTTTGCCTACTCATAACGACAGCACCAAACAAGGGTAGAAAATGTAGAATTGAGGTCCTGAACAGGATATTACCCCACGATAGTGAGGCAAGCGTAGATGAGGTAGTAGCAAACGTCCTTCTGGTTAACTCCAAGCTACCAAGCCAACTCTGCTACGGATTAGTAATCTCTGCACCGCCTGCTTGCGCCAGAAAGGTCTATCCTATTGTTCTATTCTCTCCGTCTACTTACCAAGACGTGCTGGAAACCAGTAAACTACTCCTAGATAGGCTACGAGGGACGTCATATGTGGAATGTTTTGTCAGAGGGGGCTCCCTGGATTGCAGAGTTCTTCAGATGGCTATAGGTGGACTTCTAAAAGACACCAAGATAGATTCTAAAAATTACAGCATTAAGCTGACGCTTAATGTGTTAAAGGACGTTACTACTTTCTCGTTGCTCTCCAAGGGTCAAGAGAAAGTTTCAGTTAAGTCTCCGGGCCAAAATATAAGGTAG
- a CDS encoding N-acetyltransferase family protein gives MMESISLPITIRESRKSDIEGVYRLYQSLSPEDLYMRFFTFHRVSHEEIEQLFSRQDHVTLLAESDGKIIGEATLYDDGEFSVVVDPHERRTGLGTSLVSGLIRKARELGLKTIFFYTLPENYPMIKIGKKLGFSLEYEEDQVKGTLNLN, from the coding sequence ATGATGGAGAGTATAAGTTTGCCCATCACAATACGGGAGTCGAGAAAGAGCGACATAGAGGGGGTCTATAGACTTTACCAATCTCTCTCCCCTGAAGATCTTTACATGAGGTTCTTCACTTTTCACAGGGTCTCTCACGAGGAGATAGAGCAGTTGTTTAGTAGACAGGACCACGTTACGTTGCTGGCTGAGTCTGACGGAAAAATAATAGGAGAAGCAACCCTTTATGATGACGGGGAGTTTTCTGTGGTTGTTGACCCCCATGAAAGGAGGACGGGTCTAGGAACCTCTTTGGTTTCGGGACTTATCCGTAAGGCCAGAGAACTAGGGCTAAAAACTATATTCTTTTACACGTTGCCTGAAAACTACCCCATGATTAAGATAGGGAAAAAGTTGGGATTTAGTCTCGAATATGAGGAGGACCAGGTGAAAGGTACCCTTAATTTAAACTAA
- a CDS encoding replication factor C large subunit, whose translation MIPWVAKYRPKTLDEVENQEDVKDQLRSWIEDWLKGSSEAKGVLLYGPPGTGKTTLALALANSYNLELVETNASDTRNLTSLRNIVERASITGSLFGSRGKLIFLDEVDGVQPKQDYGAIPAILEILKSSKYPIIMAANDPWSPNLRDLRSAVRMIEVKKLGKVPMRRLLKKICNSEKIKCEDAAIDEIVEASDGDARYAINFLEAVAEGYNMVSKSLVEELVKRKERELDPFETVRSVFWARYGWQAKLAVSNSQVDYELLMRWISENIPIQYEELNDVWRAYDALSRASIFLTRAKLSSWDMLSYTFDLMGPGVALAEVGKKSQTWKAKWKKYQFPTMVQQMYKSKSSRQVRDSLIQKLGFHLHSSTKKIFNDVYPFFTLMASADQSDFAKSLELSQEEVNYLSSNKGETHERPSGREDGENKSSTTRNTRTRSRRSRS comes from the coding sequence ATGATTCCTTGGGTAGCCAAATATAGACCCAAGACCTTGGACGAGGTTGAAAACCAGGAAGATGTAAAGGATCAGTTAAGATCCTGGATTGAGGACTGGCTAAAGGGGTCATCAGAAGCCAAGGGAGTACTGCTGTATGGACCCCCTGGCACAGGAAAGACAACCCTTGCCTTAGCTTTGGCAAATTCTTACAACCTTGAGTTAGTAGAGACCAACGCCAGCGACACTAGAAACCTGACGTCCCTCAGGAACATAGTGGAGCGGGCATCAATTACAGGTTCCCTGTTTGGGTCAAGGGGAAAGTTAATATTTTTAGATGAGGTTGATGGCGTTCAGCCCAAGCAGGATTACGGAGCGATTCCGGCCATACTGGAGATACTTAAAAGCAGTAAGTATCCCATAATTATGGCAGCTAACGACCCCTGGAGCCCAAATTTGAGGGATTTGAGGAGCGCCGTGAGGATGATCGAGGTTAAGAAGTTAGGGAAGGTTCCAATGAGGAGGTTGCTCAAGAAGATTTGTAACTCGGAGAAAATAAAGTGTGAAGACGCAGCTATAGATGAAATTGTTGAAGCTTCTGACGGTGATGCCAGATACGCCATAAACTTCTTGGAGGCAGTGGCAGAGGGATATAACATGGTAAGTAAGAGCCTTGTTGAGGAATTAGTTAAAAGGAAGGAGAGGGAGCTGGATCCCTTTGAGACCGTTAGGAGCGTCTTTTGGGCGAGATATGGGTGGCAGGCAAAGTTGGCTGTATCCAATTCTCAAGTGGATTACGAACTTTTAATGAGATGGATATCTGAGAACATTCCAATACAATACGAAGAGTTGAACGACGTGTGGAGAGCCTACGATGCTCTGTCCAGAGCCTCCATTTTCCTGACCAGAGCGAAGCTCTCCAGCTGGGATATGCTGAGCTATACCTTTGACCTAATGGGACCAGGTGTTGCTTTGGCGGAAGTTGGCAAAAAAAGTCAGACGTGGAAGGCAAAGTGGAAAAAGTACCAATTCCCAACCATGGTACAGCAAATGTACAAGTCCAAGAGCTCTAGACAAGTTAGGGACAGTCTAATTCAGAAACTAGGGTTTCATCTCCACTCTTCAACAAAGAAGATCTTTAATGACGTTTATCCATTCTTTACTTTAATGGCTTCAGCGGATCAGAGCGATTTCGCCAAATCCCTAGAGCTATCACAAGAGGAGGTTAACTATTTGTCATCAAATAAGGGTGAAACTCACGAACGTCCAAGTGGACGCGAAGATGGCGAAAACAAGAGCTCGACAACTAGAAACACGCGTACTAGGTCAAGGAGATCTAGATCTTAA